The Silvibacterium dinghuense DNA window GGAGTGCCGGTGCTTGTGCGGCGGATGCGGCATCGCGCCCGGCGGCAGCGTCGTCTCGTGCACTTCGATGATCTCGCCGGTAGGCAGCCGTCCGGCCATCACCGCTCGCGAGGCTCCGCCGTTGGCCGAGGTGTGCACCGGCAGCTCGTCGAAGGCGAAGGCGCGGGAGACATCGGGCAATCCTTCCGGTGGTTTCGCCAGGCCCGAAGCGGTGGTCAGGCTTCCGAGAATGCCGGCGAGGGCAGGCAGTCCGATGCAGAGTTCGCGGCGCGAGATTCCATCCATGGTGAGCGATCATACGCTGTTGCGCGCAGGGCGATTCGCCTTCGGCCTCTGCTTCCTCTGGTCGCGATTGAGATTTTGTTCTCTTGAAAGAAGGGAAGAACCCGGGTGCCCCACGTCTCGCTGTTGAGACGTGGGATTTTTATTTGAGCCCTGAGCCTGAGCCCTCCCGCGCATTGCAACCCGCCTCATCGCGTGCTATATTCTGTTCTGTAGCCCCCCTGTTGCTGATGCCTCCGTGTGTTCGTAACAGGCTGGATACAAGGCTGTTTTGGGCTGGCGTAGCTCAGCTGGTAGAGCATCTGATTTGTAATCAGACGGTCGGGGGTTCAAATCCCTTCGCCAGCTCCAACTCCGCGGTTCCAGGCAGGCGTACAAGCAGGATCGCCGGTCACACCCCGTAGCGGACTCCTTCACCAGCGCAAAGAGGTTTTACCGGATTTCGATCCGGAATGCCGGTGGGTGTCCTGAAGCAGAGTGTCATTGGAGTCCGGCAACCGGATGCACAGGTGGCCGAGTGGTTAATGGCAGCAGACTGTAAATCTGCCGCTCCTTGGAGCTACGGAGGTTCGAATCCTCCCCTGTGCACCACTCAGTTTGGTTGGACACGCTGCCGGCGGCAGGGTGAATCGCGAAGCGGGCGCCGAGCGATGG harbors:
- a CDS encoding cupin domain-containing protein gives rise to the protein MDGISRRELCIGLPALAGILGSLTTASGLAKPPEGLPDVSRAFAFDELPVHTSANGGASRAVMAGRLPTGEIIEVHETTLPPGAMPHPPHKHRHSELMMIREGSVEFEMDERRSVVGPGGVLYAASNTMHGLKNVGTTPANYFVIAIGD